The following proteins are encoded in a genomic region of Stutzerimonas stutzeri:
- a CDS encoding SCO family protein, whose product MAEAPVDPFAAAGIEQKPGAQVPLDLHFRDVDGERVTFDDLFEGRPVILAPVYYRCPNVCGAQLSSLFNLLLALSFELGKDYEVIAFSIDPRETPQDAEAERAKLRKRWPQLVDSPHVHFLSEVAPAARPEPDPAHQAAGRTLAEAIGFAYSWDPQIQEFAHASAVATLSPAGKLVRWLYGLGYQPDDMRLALTDAGEGKVGSLGDQLLLLCYHYNPRTGGYDNLVIGALQVGGIGTTLALGGFIGVTLWREHRKRKVDA is encoded by the coding sequence ATGGCCGAAGCGCCGGTCGATCCGTTCGCCGCAGCCGGCATCGAGCAGAAACCCGGCGCGCAGGTGCCGCTGGATCTGCACTTTCGCGACGTAGACGGCGAGCGCGTCACCTTTGACGACCTGTTCGAAGGGCGCCCAGTGATTCTCGCGCCGGTCTATTACCGCTGCCCGAACGTCTGCGGCGCGCAACTTTCCAGCCTGTTCAACCTGTTGTTGGCGCTGTCCTTCGAGCTCGGCAAGGATTACGAGGTGATCGCGTTCAGCATCGACCCACGTGAGACCCCGCAAGATGCCGAGGCCGAGCGCGCCAAGCTGCGCAAGCGCTGGCCGCAGCTGGTGGATTCGCCGCATGTGCACTTCCTCAGCGAAGTCGCGCCAGCGGCTCGCCCAGAGCCGGACCCTGCGCATCAGGCGGCCGGCCGTACGCTGGCCGAGGCGATCGGCTTTGCCTACAGCTGGGATCCGCAGATTCAGGAATTCGCCCATGCCTCGGCCGTCGCCACCCTCAGCCCGGCGGGCAAGCTGGTGCGCTGGCTTTACGGCCTCGGTTATCAACCGGACGACATGCGCCTGGCGCTGACTGACGCCGGCGAGGGCAAGGTCGGATCGCTGGGCGACCAGCTGCTGCTGCTCTGTTACCACTACAACCCGCGCACCGGTGGCTACGACAACCTGGTCATCGGTGCGCTACAGGTCGGTGGCATCGGCACCACGCTCGCGCTGGGCGGCTTCATTGGCGTCACGCTCTGGCGCGAGCACCGCAAGCGGAAGGTGGACGCATGA